In Macrobrachium nipponense isolate FS-2020 chromosome 15, ASM1510439v2, whole genome shotgun sequence, a single genomic region encodes these proteins:
- the LOC135227088 gene encoding carboxylic ester hydrolase-like isoform X3, with amino-acid sequence MKLLNLVVSVLIGLGGNELSEASNGGSSVSSDDSLVSRFAESTDVNYAEVKMKTTMGTIIGLRVPSVPPHVANSHHYAFRGIPYAKPPVDELRFRDPVDLKGAWPGRLLNATQFGSVCTQYDPLGDKVYGSEDCLFLNVFTPYLPVPSLTGKSKKDSDELLPVLFFIHGGAYVRGAGNPYGPERLMARNLVFVTFNYRLGALGFLSTRDSLLPGNYGALDQVSALRWVKRHISEFGGDPKQITVGGFSAGSASANLHLYSPLTKDLVHRAIMLSGAASCTWAVQGRPEVGARLLAAELSCPTAPTVALSSCVKKKDAGDIVRAQFAVLKLEFIPAWFAPIVDGGLRPRPFLPAPLDELSIRPVPALMGKVLTEGLMFAANAAILHRDETSPSALYDVITPITFIMWNDSETFSVMDSVAQNYYYSSHARDSKDLLVEGFTKAATDRYFHLCVDDMASHLSSLGSPVYVYMMTHRDPESPTWALPHYRKMKEMGYTSRMLAEGVSHGDDLLYLFSVPSVGKIESQRDQRVSDVITSMVANFVMNGKPEADLESLSDIPVWEPVKPGEPIPYYDLTPNPVMVHEYFGLQARNFWKQVVPGVLSLSSKPAGESQNFEEDCRHVKGL; translated from the exons ATGAAGCTGCTGAATCTGGTGGTGTCGGTCCTCATAGGTCTAGGGGGAAATGAGCTATCGGAAGCTTCAAACGGAGGGTCATCAGTCTCTTCGGATGATTCGCTGGTATCAAGATTTGCAGAGTCGACAG ATGTGAATTATGCAGAGGTCAAGATGAAAACCACTATGGGAACCATCATAGGCTTACGGGTTCCTTCTGTCCCGCCTCACGTAGCCAACTCTCATCATTATGCATTCAG GGGAATACCCTATGCCAAACCTCCCGTAGATGAACTGCGATTCCGCGACCCTGTTGACCTGAAAGGCGCTTGGCCAGGAAGACTCCTCAATGCCACCCAGTTTGGATCAGTTTGCACCCAGTACGATCCATTAGGTGACAAAgtttatggctcagaggactgtCTATTCTTGAACGTCTTCACACCATACTTACCAG TTCCATCACTGACAGGTAAGAGCAAAAAGGATTCGGACGAACTCCTGCCGGTGCTATTCTTCATTCACGGAGGCGCTTACGTTCGTGGAGCAGGCAACCCTTACGGACCTGAGAGGCTCATGGCAAGAAATCTGGTTTTCGTGACATTTAATTACCGTCTTGGGGCTCTAG GTTTTCTGAGCACGAGAGATTCCCTGCTTCCCGGAAATTACGGAGCTCTTGACCAAGTGTCTGCTCTTCGCTGGGTCAAACGTCATATATCCGAATTTGGTGGGGACCCTAAACAAATTACCGTTGGAGGATTTTCTGCAGGGTCCGCTTCTGCCAACCTCCACTTATATTCTCCTCTGACGAAAG ATCTGGTGCACCGAGCGATCATGCTGAGCGGTGCCGCCAGTTGCACGTGGGCGGTTCAAGGGCGACCAGAGGTAGGAGCTCGCCTTTTGGCTGCGGAGCTGTCGTGTCCCACAGCGCCTACCGTCGCCCTCTCCTCCTGCGTCAAGAAGAAAGATGCTGGGGACATCGTGCGCGCGCAGTTCGCTGTATTA AAACTAGAGTTCATACCAGCGTGGTTCGCGCCAATTGTAGACGGCGGTTTGAGGCCTCGTCCGTTCCTGCCGGCTCCACTGGACGAACTGTCCATTCGCCCGGTTCCGGCTCTCATGGGCAAAGTGCTCACAGAGGGACTGATGTTCGCTGCTA ACGCTGCGATTCTGCACAGAGATGAAACCAGTCCGTCCGCCCTGTATGACGTCATAACCCCCATAACGTTTATCATGTGGAATGATTCAGAGACATTTTCGGTGATGGACTCTGTTGCTCAGAACTACTACTACTCAAGTCACGCTAGAGACTCCAAGGATTTGCTGGTGGAAGGATTCACTAAA GCGGCCACCGACCGCTACTTCCACTTGTGTGTGGACGACATGGCAAGTCATCTATCATCTCTGGGGTCGCCCGTATACGT GTATATGATGACCCATAGAGACCCAGAGAGTCCCACCTGGGCGCTGCCTCACTATCGCAAGATGAAGGAGATGGGTTACACCTCCCGCATGCTGGCGGAGGGCGTGTCCCACGGCGACGACCTCCTCTACCTCTTCTCCGTCCCCTCCGTTGGGAAGATAGAGTCCCAGAGAGACCAGAGGGTCTCTGACGTCATCACTTCCATGGTGGCGAACTTCGTCATGAATGG GAAACCAGAGGCTGATCTGGAGTCCTTGTCTGACATTCCTGTCTGGGAACCAGTGAAACCAGGAGAGCCTATACCATACTACGACTTAACCCCAAACCCAGTCATGGTCCATGAGTATTTTGGGCTGCAG GCGCGAAACTTCTGGAAGCAAGTGGTACCTGGCGTCCTTTCCCTGTCAAGTAAACCAGCAGGAGAAAGTCAGAATTTTGAAGAGGACTGTAGGCACGTAAAGGGTCTCTAG
- the LOC135227088 gene encoding carboxylic ester hydrolase-like isoform X2 codes for MALEQIPSLSRGCITPSKVQAMKLLNLVVSVLIGLGGNELSEASNGGSSVSSDDSLVSRFAESTDVNYAEVKMKTTMGTIIGLRVPSVPPHVANSHHYAFRGIPYAKPPVDELRFRDPVDLKGAWPGRLLNATQFGSVCTQYDPLGDKVYGSEDCLFLNVFTPYLPGKSKKDSDELLPVLFFIHGGAYVRGAGNPYGPERLMARNLVFVTFNYRLGALGFLSTRDSLLPGNYGALDQVSALRWVKRHISEFGGDPKQITVGGFSAGSASANLHLYSPLTKDLVHRAIMLSGAASCTWAVQGRPEVGARLLAAELSCPTAPTVALSSCVKKKDAGDIVRAQFAVLKLEFIPAWFAPIVDGGLRPRPFLPAPLDELSIRPVPALMGKVLTEGLMFAANAAILHRDETSPSALYDVITPITFIMWNDSETFSVMDSVAQNYYYSSHARDSKDLLVEGFTKAATDRYFHLCVDDMASHLSSLGSPVYVYMMTHRDPESPTWALPHYRKMKEMGYTSRMLAEGVSHGDDLLYLFSVPSVGKIESQRDQRVSDVITSMVANFVMNGKPEADLESLSDIPVWEPVKPGEPIPYYDLTPNPVMVHEYFGLQARNFWKQVVPGVLSLSSKPAGESQNFEEDCRHVKGL; via the exons ATGGCGCTGGAACAGATCCCATCCTTAAGTCGAGGATGTATTACACCAAGTAAG GTACAAGCCATGAAGCTGCTGAATCTGGTGGTGTCGGTCCTCATAGGTCTAGGGGGAAATGAGCTATCGGAAGCTTCAAACGGAGGGTCATCAGTCTCTTCGGATGATTCGCTGGTATCAAGATTTGCAGAGTCGACAG ATGTGAATTATGCAGAGGTCAAGATGAAAACCACTATGGGAACCATCATAGGCTTACGGGTTCCTTCTGTCCCGCCTCACGTAGCCAACTCTCATCATTATGCATTCAG GGGAATACCCTATGCCAAACCTCCCGTAGATGAACTGCGATTCCGCGACCCTGTTGACCTGAAAGGCGCTTGGCCAGGAAGACTCCTCAATGCCACCCAGTTTGGATCAGTTTGCACCCAGTACGATCCATTAGGTGACAAAgtttatggctcagaggactgtCTATTCTTGAACGTCTTCACACCATACTTACCAG GTAAGAGCAAAAAGGATTCGGACGAACTCCTGCCGGTGCTATTCTTCATTCACGGAGGCGCTTACGTTCGTGGAGCAGGCAACCCTTACGGACCTGAGAGGCTCATGGCAAGAAATCTGGTTTTCGTGACATTTAATTACCGTCTTGGGGCTCTAG GTTTTCTGAGCACGAGAGATTCCCTGCTTCCCGGAAATTACGGAGCTCTTGACCAAGTGTCTGCTCTTCGCTGGGTCAAACGTCATATATCCGAATTTGGTGGGGACCCTAAACAAATTACCGTTGGAGGATTTTCTGCAGGGTCCGCTTCTGCCAACCTCCACTTATATTCTCCTCTGACGAAAG ATCTGGTGCACCGAGCGATCATGCTGAGCGGTGCCGCCAGTTGCACGTGGGCGGTTCAAGGGCGACCAGAGGTAGGAGCTCGCCTTTTGGCTGCGGAGCTGTCGTGTCCCACAGCGCCTACCGTCGCCCTCTCCTCCTGCGTCAAGAAGAAAGATGCTGGGGACATCGTGCGCGCGCAGTTCGCTGTATTA AAACTAGAGTTCATACCAGCGTGGTTCGCGCCAATTGTAGACGGCGGTTTGAGGCCTCGTCCGTTCCTGCCGGCTCCACTGGACGAACTGTCCATTCGCCCGGTTCCGGCTCTCATGGGCAAAGTGCTCACAGAGGGACTGATGTTCGCTGCTA ACGCTGCGATTCTGCACAGAGATGAAACCAGTCCGTCCGCCCTGTATGACGTCATAACCCCCATAACGTTTATCATGTGGAATGATTCAGAGACATTTTCGGTGATGGACTCTGTTGCTCAGAACTACTACTACTCAAGTCACGCTAGAGACTCCAAGGATTTGCTGGTGGAAGGATTCACTAAA GCGGCCACCGACCGCTACTTCCACTTGTGTGTGGACGACATGGCAAGTCATCTATCATCTCTGGGGTCGCCCGTATACGT GTATATGATGACCCATAGAGACCCAGAGAGTCCCACCTGGGCGCTGCCTCACTATCGCAAGATGAAGGAGATGGGTTACACCTCCCGCATGCTGGCGGAGGGCGTGTCCCACGGCGACGACCTCCTCTACCTCTTCTCCGTCCCCTCCGTTGGGAAGATAGAGTCCCAGAGAGACCAGAGGGTCTCTGACGTCATCACTTCCATGGTGGCGAACTTCGTCATGAATGG GAAACCAGAGGCTGATCTGGAGTCCTTGTCTGACATTCCTGTCTGGGAACCAGTGAAACCAGGAGAGCCTATACCATACTACGACTTAACCCCAAACCCAGTCATGGTCCATGAGTATTTTGGGCTGCAG GCGCGAAACTTCTGGAAGCAAGTGGTACCTGGCGTCCTTTCCCTGTCAAGTAAACCAGCAGGAGAAAGTCAGAATTTTGAAGAGGACTGTAGGCACGTAAAGGGTCTCTAG
- the LOC135227088 gene encoding carboxylic ester hydrolase-like isoform X1 produces MALEQIPSLSRGCITPSKVQAMKLLNLVVSVLIGLGGNELSEASNGGSSVSSDDSLVSRFAESTDVNYAEVKMKTTMGTIIGLRVPSVPPHVANSHHYAFRGIPYAKPPVDELRFRDPVDLKGAWPGRLLNATQFGSVCTQYDPLGDKVYGSEDCLFLNVFTPYLPVPSLTGKSKKDSDELLPVLFFIHGGAYVRGAGNPYGPERLMARNLVFVTFNYRLGALGFLSTRDSLLPGNYGALDQVSALRWVKRHISEFGGDPKQITVGGFSAGSASANLHLYSPLTKDLVHRAIMLSGAASCTWAVQGRPEVGARLLAAELSCPTAPTVALSSCVKKKDAGDIVRAQFAVLKLEFIPAWFAPIVDGGLRPRPFLPAPLDELSIRPVPALMGKVLTEGLMFAANAAILHRDETSPSALYDVITPITFIMWNDSETFSVMDSVAQNYYYSSHARDSKDLLVEGFTKAATDRYFHLCVDDMASHLSSLGSPVYVYMMTHRDPESPTWALPHYRKMKEMGYTSRMLAEGVSHGDDLLYLFSVPSVGKIESQRDQRVSDVITSMVANFVMNGKPEADLESLSDIPVWEPVKPGEPIPYYDLTPNPVMVHEYFGLQARNFWKQVVPGVLSLSSKPAGESQNFEEDCRHVKGL; encoded by the exons ATGGCGCTGGAACAGATCCCATCCTTAAGTCGAGGATGTATTACACCAAGTAAG GTACAAGCCATGAAGCTGCTGAATCTGGTGGTGTCGGTCCTCATAGGTCTAGGGGGAAATGAGCTATCGGAAGCTTCAAACGGAGGGTCATCAGTCTCTTCGGATGATTCGCTGGTATCAAGATTTGCAGAGTCGACAG ATGTGAATTATGCAGAGGTCAAGATGAAAACCACTATGGGAACCATCATAGGCTTACGGGTTCCTTCTGTCCCGCCTCACGTAGCCAACTCTCATCATTATGCATTCAG GGGAATACCCTATGCCAAACCTCCCGTAGATGAACTGCGATTCCGCGACCCTGTTGACCTGAAAGGCGCTTGGCCAGGAAGACTCCTCAATGCCACCCAGTTTGGATCAGTTTGCACCCAGTACGATCCATTAGGTGACAAAgtttatggctcagaggactgtCTATTCTTGAACGTCTTCACACCATACTTACCAG TTCCATCACTGACAGGTAAGAGCAAAAAGGATTCGGACGAACTCCTGCCGGTGCTATTCTTCATTCACGGAGGCGCTTACGTTCGTGGAGCAGGCAACCCTTACGGACCTGAGAGGCTCATGGCAAGAAATCTGGTTTTCGTGACATTTAATTACCGTCTTGGGGCTCTAG GTTTTCTGAGCACGAGAGATTCCCTGCTTCCCGGAAATTACGGAGCTCTTGACCAAGTGTCTGCTCTTCGCTGGGTCAAACGTCATATATCCGAATTTGGTGGGGACCCTAAACAAATTACCGTTGGAGGATTTTCTGCAGGGTCCGCTTCTGCCAACCTCCACTTATATTCTCCTCTGACGAAAG ATCTGGTGCACCGAGCGATCATGCTGAGCGGTGCCGCCAGTTGCACGTGGGCGGTTCAAGGGCGACCAGAGGTAGGAGCTCGCCTTTTGGCTGCGGAGCTGTCGTGTCCCACAGCGCCTACCGTCGCCCTCTCCTCCTGCGTCAAGAAGAAAGATGCTGGGGACATCGTGCGCGCGCAGTTCGCTGTATTA AAACTAGAGTTCATACCAGCGTGGTTCGCGCCAATTGTAGACGGCGGTTTGAGGCCTCGTCCGTTCCTGCCGGCTCCACTGGACGAACTGTCCATTCGCCCGGTTCCGGCTCTCATGGGCAAAGTGCTCACAGAGGGACTGATGTTCGCTGCTA ACGCTGCGATTCTGCACAGAGATGAAACCAGTCCGTCCGCCCTGTATGACGTCATAACCCCCATAACGTTTATCATGTGGAATGATTCAGAGACATTTTCGGTGATGGACTCTGTTGCTCAGAACTACTACTACTCAAGTCACGCTAGAGACTCCAAGGATTTGCTGGTGGAAGGATTCACTAAA GCGGCCACCGACCGCTACTTCCACTTGTGTGTGGACGACATGGCAAGTCATCTATCATCTCTGGGGTCGCCCGTATACGT GTATATGATGACCCATAGAGACCCAGAGAGTCCCACCTGGGCGCTGCCTCACTATCGCAAGATGAAGGAGATGGGTTACACCTCCCGCATGCTGGCGGAGGGCGTGTCCCACGGCGACGACCTCCTCTACCTCTTCTCCGTCCCCTCCGTTGGGAAGATAGAGTCCCAGAGAGACCAGAGGGTCTCTGACGTCATCACTTCCATGGTGGCGAACTTCGTCATGAATGG GAAACCAGAGGCTGATCTGGAGTCCTTGTCTGACATTCCTGTCTGGGAACCAGTGAAACCAGGAGAGCCTATACCATACTACGACTTAACCCCAAACCCAGTCATGGTCCATGAGTATTTTGGGCTGCAG GCGCGAAACTTCTGGAAGCAAGTGGTACCTGGCGTCCTTTCCCTGTCAAGTAAACCAGCAGGAGAAAGTCAGAATTTTGAAGAGGACTGTAGGCACGTAAAGGGTCTCTAG